The sequence below is a genomic window from Acidobacteriota bacterium.
GGCCGTGCGCGAGGGCTCCGGCCCCTGGGGCATCGAGAACCGCCTCGAGCAGTCGCTCGCGATCCAGGAGATGGCGCTCGACGCCGACGTCGTCCTCGACCTGCACACGGGCGACCGCGCGCCGCGCTACCTCTACGCGCCCGCGGGCACGACGGCCGCGACGCGGGCGTTCGGGATCCCGTTCGTCCTCGAGGTGCCGCCCAAGTTCGGCGGCGCGCTCGACGAGGCCGCCTTCGTCCCGTGGAACGACCTCTCGGAGGCCTTCCGCCGGATCGACCGCACGGACGTCCGCCGTTTCGTCGACGGCTTCACGGTCGAGCTCGGCTCGATGAACGCGTTCTCGATGGCGCAGGGAGTCGAGGACGCCCGGCGGATCGCGTCGGCGCTGCGCTACTACGGCGTGCTCGACGGCGAGCCCGACGAGCCGCCCTACCGGATCGTGTGCTGCGACGTGGGCGACTACCGTTCGATCTACGCGCCCGCCGCCGGCCTCGTGGACCAGGCGATATCGCCCGGCACGCCCGTCCGCAAAGGCGACCTGCTCGCCCGGATGGTCGACCCGTCGCGCTGCACGGCGATGCCCCCGCGGTCGGCGGACGCCGTCGTCGAGGTGCGCGCGCCGGACGACGGCGTCGTGCTTCTCTTCCACGCGTTCGCATCCATCCCGAAGGGCGCGCGGCTGCTCTCGATGATGACGAACGTCCGGCAGCTCT
It includes:
- a CDS encoding succinylglutamate desuccinylase/aspartoacylase family protein, giving the protein MANWERKEIALRTMATGHVLTAPVFRCHGRSERPLAYIQANVHGGELQGNAAILALFDLLEKESPRGSIVLVPRVNPVSANQQVGDYVAGVYDFGSGQNFNRGYVNLTGPSRGSSACYVDVDAFAAVHRDATLSEIRDGFREALHGALGAVREGSGPWGIENRLEQSLAIQEMALDADVVLDLHTGDRAPRYLYAPAGTTAATRAFGIPFVLEVPPKFGGALDEAAFVPWNDLSEAFRRIDRTDVRRFVDGFTVELGSMNAFSMAQGVEDARRIASALRYYGVLDGEPDEPPYRIVCCDVGDYRSIYAPAAGLVDQAISPGTPVRKGDLLARMVDPSRCTAMPPRSADAVVEVRAPDDGVVLLFHAFASIPKGARLLSMMTNVRQL